The following coding sequences are from one Acidisarcina sp. window:
- a CDS encoding glycoside hydrolase family 2 TIM barrel-domain containing protein: MDRRHFLKASTLAAGATMLPSAIGEMTKHSHNPQPQTLRILPLNRGWRFSPTLTEGDFKREFDDSSFARVVIPHTNKVLPWHGFDEKSYEFTSVYRRRFKLPQAARGQRVFVDFEGAMTASTVFINGEKLGEYKGGYTPFSFELTSHVDWDGDNVLVVHLDSSERPDIPPFGYEVDYLTFGGIYREMNLRIVPATYLENIFARPVDVLSEHPSVEVKCFLDSATPIEPKRYALSVELRDGERVISKASVPWHGVAHGTEPLSQTVVLTNLTGIKLWDLKAPTLYTVHVQLLDKNVAVDRDSRRIGFREAKFTDRGFSLNGKIIKLRGLDRHQTFPFVGQAMPARVQRRDARILRNSLKCNIVRTSHYPQSRHFLDACDEVGLLVLEEITGWQHIGDGPWKDIAVDNVRRMIRRDWNHPSIILWGVRINESKDDHNFYLRTNTLAHALDASRQTGGIRSSYTSELLEDVYTNNDFGFPLQPPNHPLYLNTEFVGHTFPTRSTDNSDRLREHTLRHARIHDQLASNPGYAGGLGWCAFDYNTHANFGSGDRICYHGVSDIFREPKPAAGFYKSQCDPEEEVVLEPAYHWARNDENTGFTTAVVCSNCDHLKFYLDTGSGFKLLAEADPDRKEFAHLKYAPFTVPFRKEQIRNWGDLRIDGFLNDKLVISKTYSGKGVDQKFFAVADDHELVADGADTTRVVVRVTDEFEQIRPIANDPIVFEISGPATIIGDNPFALVGGTGAIWIRALETPGTVILRAKHPRLGTQQIEIKVLPAEAEMV, translated from the coding sequence TTGGACCGCAGGCATTTTCTTAAGGCCAGCACTCTTGCGGCAGGGGCGACGATGCTCCCCTCCGCAATTGGCGAGATGACAAAGCATTCTCATAACCCTCAGCCGCAGACTCTGCGCATTCTGCCGCTCAATCGTGGCTGGCGGTTCAGCCCCACGCTGACCGAGGGCGATTTCAAACGGGAGTTCGATGACTCCAGCTTCGCGCGCGTGGTGATTCCGCACACGAACAAGGTCCTGCCGTGGCACGGCTTTGACGAGAAGAGCTATGAGTTTACTTCGGTGTACAGGCGGCGCTTCAAGCTTCCGCAGGCAGCTCGAGGCCAGCGAGTCTTCGTGGACTTTGAAGGAGCGATGACGGCCTCCACAGTTTTTATCAATGGAGAGAAGCTCGGCGAGTACAAGGGCGGCTACACGCCGTTTTCCTTCGAGCTTACCTCGCATGTTGACTGGGATGGAGACAATGTTCTCGTCGTCCACCTGGATTCCAGCGAGCGGCCAGACATCCCACCCTTCGGCTATGAGGTGGACTACCTCACCTTTGGCGGCATTTACCGCGAGATGAATCTTCGCATCGTGCCGGCAACCTATCTCGAAAACATCTTTGCTCGGCCAGTCGATGTTCTATCGGAACATCCTTCCGTCGAGGTGAAATGCTTCCTTGACTCCGCGACGCCGATCGAGCCGAAGCGCTATGCGCTCTCCGTGGAGTTGCGTGATGGCGAACGCGTAATCAGCAAGGCTTCCGTACCGTGGCATGGAGTCGCTCATGGTACAGAGCCTTTATCGCAGACGGTTGTGCTCACCAATCTCACGGGCATCAAGCTGTGGGATCTGAAGGCGCCGACGCTTTACACCGTTCATGTGCAGCTTCTCGACAAGAACGTCGCGGTAGATCGCGACTCACGCCGCATCGGCTTTCGCGAGGCGAAGTTTACCGACCGCGGCTTCTCGCTCAATGGCAAGATCATCAAGCTGCGTGGACTCGACCGACATCAGACCTTTCCCTTTGTCGGGCAGGCCATGCCCGCACGCGTTCAGCGCCGCGATGCACGGATTCTGCGGAACAGCCTGAAGTGCAATATCGTGCGCACCTCGCATTATCCCCAATCCAGGCATTTTCTGGATGCCTGTGATGAGGTTGGATTGCTGGTGCTGGAAGAGATAACCGGCTGGCAGCATATTGGCGACGGCCCGTGGAAAGACATTGCCGTGGATAATGTGCGCCGCATGATTCGCCGCGACTGGAATCATCCATCCATCATTCTGTGGGGCGTGCGTATCAATGAGTCCAAGGACGACCACAACTTCTATCTGCGCACAAATACTTTAGCGCATGCGCTCGATGCTTCGCGGCAGACTGGCGGCATCCGTTCCAGCTATACTTCAGAACTTCTTGAAGACGTTTATACCAACAACGATTTCGGATTTCCGTTACAACCGCCGAACCATCCCCTCTACCTGAATACCGAGTTTGTGGGGCACACTTTCCCGACCCGCTCCACCGACAACTCCGACCGCCTCCGCGAACACACTCTTCGCCATGCACGCATCCATGACCAGTTGGCATCGAATCCTGGATACGCTGGCGGGCTGGGCTGGTGCGCCTTCGACTACAACACGCATGCCAACTTTGGATCGGGAGATCGGATTTGCTACCACGGTGTTTCTGACATCTTTCGTGAACCAAAGCCTGCTGCCGGTTTTTATAAATCACAGTGTGATCCCGAAGAGGAAGTTGTTCTCGAGCCGGCTTACCATTGGGCGCGCAACGATGAAAATACGGGCTTCACGACCGCGGTAGTCTGCTCCAATTGCGACCATTTGAAGTTTTATCTCGATACGGGCTCGGGATTTAAGCTGCTGGCCGAAGCAGATCCCGATCGCAAGGAATTCGCCCATTTGAAATATGCGCCATTCACGGTGCCGTTCCGCAAGGAGCAGATCAGGAACTGGGGAGATCTTCGGATCGACGGGTTCCTCAACGATAAGCTGGTGATCTCCAAAACCTATTCCGGCAAGGGAGTGGACCAGAAGTTCTTTGCTGTTGCCGACGACCACGAACTGGTAGCAGATGGCGCTGACACAACTCGCGTGGTTGTTCGTGTGACGGATGAGTTTGAGCAGATCCGTCCTATCGCCAATGATCCGATCGTATTTGAGATCAGCGGTCCCGCCACCATCATTGGCGATAATCCATTTGCGCTGGTCGGCGGAACAGGTGCGATCTGGATTCGTGCGCTGGAGACGCCGGGTACGGTAATCCTGCGTGCGAAGCATCCCCGCCTTGGAACGCAGCAGATCGAGATCAAGGTGCTGCCCGCCGAAGCTGAGATGGTGTGA
- a CDS encoding SGNH/GDSL hydrolase family protein: MCAKVWRAGNQQRLRRGIHLAAVCLLAMLAPLPVIAETPANGHWVGSWANAPFAQSNSRTPDFAGATFRQIAHNTLAGKSLRIRFTNEFGTEPLEISAAHVAISAGHGTIQPETDHPVTFNGKPSIIIPPGSIALSDVVAMATPPFADLAITCYFPSQQIDVASFHGEADQTSYLQKGNFIGAAKFDSPVELTSWYFLKGVDVETTAESAAAVVTLGDSITDGVHSSLDANRRWPDILAHRLQSNEKTSNLAVLNAGMGANRLLHDGTGPNALARFDRDVLTQSGVKYVIVLEGINDIGRLVRNNDPADAVTAEDMEMGLQQLAARAHDHNIKIFAATITPFKGAGYYSEKGEVVRGALNQWIRTSGVFDGVVDFDKVVRDPANPLMLLPAYDSHDHLHPNDAGYSAMGNAIDLSFFQ; the protein is encoded by the coding sequence ATGTGTGCAAAAGTATGGCGGGCTGGTAATCAGCAGCGTCTACGCAGGGGCATCCATCTTGCAGCCGTATGTCTGCTGGCGATGCTTGCTCCGTTGCCGGTTATCGCTGAAACGCCAGCAAACGGCCACTGGGTGGGGAGCTGGGCGAATGCACCCTTTGCCCAAAGCAATTCGCGAACGCCGGACTTCGCGGGCGCAACATTCCGCCAGATTGCGCACAACACGCTTGCCGGCAAGTCGCTGCGCATCCGGTTTACCAATGAGTTTGGGACCGAGCCGCTGGAGATTAGCGCCGCGCATGTTGCCATCAGCGCAGGTCACGGCACTATCCAGCCGGAAACGGATCATCCGGTTACCTTCAATGGCAAACCGTCGATCATCATTCCCCCCGGAAGCATTGCGTTGAGCGATGTTGTAGCCATGGCTACGCCGCCATTTGCGGATCTTGCGATTACCTGCTATTTCCCATCGCAGCAGATCGACGTCGCCTCCTTTCACGGAGAGGCGGACCAGACGAGCTACCTGCAAAAAGGCAACTTCATCGGAGCGGCAAAATTCGATTCGCCAGTGGAGCTTACTTCCTGGTACTTCCTTAAAGGGGTTGACGTAGAGACCACTGCGGAGAGTGCCGCGGCGGTAGTGACCCTGGGTGATTCGATTACGGATGGCGTTCATTCATCGCTCGATGCAAACCGGCGCTGGCCGGATATTCTCGCCCACAGGTTGCAGTCCAATGAGAAGACATCGAATCTTGCCGTGCTGAACGCGGGGATGGGTGCCAACCGGCTGCTGCATGACGGAACTGGCCCCAATGCGCTGGCCCGTTTCGATCGCGATGTGCTGACGCAATCCGGAGTGAAGTACGTCATCGTGCTTGAGGGCATCAACGATATCGGGCGTCTTGTCCGCAACAACGACCCCGCCGATGCGGTGACTGCGGAAGATATGGAGATGGGTCTACAGCAGCTGGCCGCACGCGCGCATGACCACAACATCAAGATCTTCGCGGCTACGATCACTCCATTTAAGGGCGCTGGATATTACAGCGAAAAAGGTGAGGTGGTTCGCGGAGCGCTGAATCAATGGATCCGCACCAGCGGCGTGTTTGATGGAGTCGTCGACTTTGACAAAGTCGTTCGAGACCCTGCAAACCCGCTGATGCTTTTGCCAGCGTATGACAGCCATGACCATTTGCACCCCAATGACGCTGGCTATAGTGCAATGGGAAATGCAATCGATCTCAGCTTCTTTCAATAG
- a CDS encoding glycoside hydrolase family 28 protein — protein sequence MMHRRSFLALLGLSGVAMLPGAGSSAMRVFDVLDYGARPGESSLNTDSLQKAIDQASHAGGGVVYVPPGVFLTGGLVLRSHVTLHLESGAILRGSTDIKDYKYNAGPPEMGDANGRHLIFARDAEDIAITGLGTIDGQGSAFWRRKGRPQPAAGDMWGDVIAWDWEPATPRRPSPMLEFAYCRNVRVEDVTLINAAGWTMRPVACESVFIRGIRVRNPIFAPNTDGMDLTASRNVFVSDCDIATGDDAICIKSENPYGEVLPTKNITVTNCVLTTCCNGFKIGTATRGAVENIVFSNSVIYNDDVPLNQRLTSGIAIEMVDGGTLEGIVVSNIRMQNARTPFFIRLGKRTPHSGSYLRNVMIQGLDASGAILTSSITGLPDMPVEAITLEDICLRTEERGSSTWLRRTVPEQEAAYPEARMFGRLPASGLYVRHANRIRLRNVEVRTAAPDARPLLFCDDVKDVAISGFEGTAPAESQPMVTLRDTQDAYLHGSRAPHGTHTFLQVEGKASAGIVLAGNDLSRTGQAVAFDDGASADAVSASKG from the coding sequence ATGATGCATCGTCGCAGTTTTCTCGCTCTTTTGGGGCTCTCTGGTGTCGCCATGCTTCCTGGCGCAGGGAGCTCAGCGATGCGCGTCTTCGATGTTCTGGATTATGGGGCCAGACCCGGGGAAAGTTCGCTAAATACGGACTCTCTCCAGAAGGCCATTGACCAGGCCTCACACGCAGGTGGCGGTGTCGTTTATGTCCCCCCGGGAGTGTTTTTGACGGGTGGCCTTGTGCTTCGCAGCCACGTAACGCTGCACCTCGAATCGGGCGCGATCCTGCGTGGCAGCACAGATATCAAAGACTACAAATACAACGCAGGCCCTCCGGAGATGGGAGACGCCAACGGCAGGCATCTTATCTTCGCGCGCGATGCAGAGGATATCGCCATCACGGGCCTCGGAACCATCGACGGTCAGGGCTCAGCCTTCTGGCGCCGCAAAGGGCGCCCGCAGCCAGCCGCGGGCGATATGTGGGGCGACGTCATCGCATGGGATTGGGAGCCTGCAACTCCGCGCCGGCCCTCCCCCATGCTTGAGTTTGCATACTGCAGGAATGTGCGGGTGGAGGACGTGACCCTCATCAATGCAGCCGGATGGACCATGCGGCCCGTTGCCTGCGAATCCGTCTTCATCCGAGGGATTCGTGTGCGCAATCCTATCTTCGCGCCAAACACGGACGGCATGGACTTAACCGCATCGCGCAACGTCTTTGTTTCCGATTGCGACATTGCCACCGGCGACGATGCCATTTGTATCAAGAGTGAGAACCCCTACGGCGAGGTGTTGCCGACTAAGAACATTACTGTTACGAACTGCGTCCTTACCACTTGCTGCAACGGATTCAAAATCGGCACAGCAACCCGCGGCGCAGTAGAAAATATCGTGTTCAGCAACTCCGTCATCTACAACGATGACGTGCCTCTGAATCAGCGATTGACTTCTGGTATCGCCATTGAAATGGTAGACGGCGGCACGCTTGAGGGCATCGTCGTCAGCAACATTCGTATGCAGAATGCTCGCACTCCATTCTTTATCAGGCTGGGGAAGCGGACGCCTCATTCCGGCAGCTATCTGCGCAACGTGATGATTCAGGGGCTGGATGCATCGGGGGCGATTCTGACAAGTTCCATCACCGGCCTTCCCGATATGCCGGTTGAAGCAATCACGCTCGAAGACATATGCCTGCGGACCGAGGAGCGGGGAAGCTCGACGTGGTTGAGGCGTACCGTACCTGAGCAGGAAGCTGCCTATCCTGAAGCGCGGATGTTCGGACGGCTGCCTGCCTCGGGGTTGTATGTACGCCATGCGAACCGCATTCGTCTGCGGAACGTGGAAGTGCGTACGGCGGCGCCTGACGCCCGTCCGCTTCTCTTCTGCGATGATGTGAAGGATGTCGCGATTTCCGGGTTCGAGGGAACAGCTCCCGCAGAGAGCCAGCCGATGGTCACGCTCCGCGATACGCAGGATGCCTACCTGCATGGCTCCAGGGCGCCGCACGGCACGCACACCTTCCTGCAGGTCGAGGGCAAAGCGTCCGCAGGAATCGTGCTCGCCGGCAACGATCTATCTCGCACCGGACAGGCAGTTGCTTTTGACGACGGCGCTTCCGCCGACGCTGTCTCGGCTTCAAAAGGCTAG
- a CDS encoding GH92 family glycosyl hydrolase has translation MRISSNVVAIPRSSRSLRNLSRVFQRISSVFPASSFLLCGLLCAATSLPAANVTPFELVDPLIGTANEGQTYPVVGMPFGMTGWTPETQPTEAKCISPYYYKDTRITGFRGSHWLSGSCTQEYGSVTLMPTTGELKVSPAARSSSFRHQTETSTPAYYSVLLDDYSTRVELAGTTRSGMLRFTFPENAVANILVEPNSRPGEGYVQVRADRNEIVGYNPVHRLYQGAGEPAGFSGYFVARFDHSFSKSGVWCGEDIRQGTTEQSGGCKHLGAFITFPHLQGGKVLIKVGTSFTSIEEAEKNLDTENAGWSFDKVEQSAEAAWRTLLGRIEVQGGTGDQRSTFYTALFHASLVPRVVSDADGTYNGFANEGKLHNAGPGRVYYDDFSLWDTFRAFHPLLTILDPSRDEQMVQSLLAKGEQGGFMPIFPTWNHYTSEMIGDHATAVIVDAYSKGLHDFDVEAAYRLVRQNAMVTPPDAEYKEGKGRRALPSYLQYGYIPLEDKVLDAFHQQEQVSRTLEYAYDDSLAATFAHALGKEEDARDFAKRSEYWRNVFDPAVGFARGRYQNGTWSEPFDPGKAYPYITEGVPWQYTFFVPQNIAGLIQAMGGNAPFIAKLDGLFAAKLYDQGNEPSHHIAYLYDYAGSAWKTQLHLRQIMHDEFHTGPAGLPGNDDAGQMSAWYVLSAMGFYSVCPGRPVYALGSPIFSRVVIHQPNGKNFTILAPASSSENKYIQSAELDGLPYNRYEITHADIVRGATLRLNMSAKPNPKALQEK, from the coding sequence ATGCGCATATCTTCGAACGTGGTAGCAATCCCCAGATCCAGCCGCAGCCTGCGGAACCTCAGCCGCGTATTCCAGCGAATCTCAAGCGTTTTCCCGGCGTCCAGCTTCCTGCTTTGCGGCCTGCTGTGTGCAGCCACTTCGCTGCCCGCCGCGAACGTCACGCCCTTTGAGTTGGTGGATCCGCTGATTGGAACCGCGAATGAAGGCCAAACTTACCCTGTGGTAGGAATGCCCTTCGGCATGACGGGCTGGACACCCGAGACTCAGCCTACTGAGGCGAAGTGCATCTCGCCCTATTACTACAAGGACACACGGATCACCGGCTTTCGCGGCAGCCATTGGCTTAGCGGAAGCTGTACGCAGGAGTATGGCAGCGTCACGCTGATGCCTACGACTGGAGAGCTCAAGGTTTCACCGGCGGCCAGGTCCTCCTCGTTCCGGCACCAGACGGAGACCTCAACCCCGGCCTATTACTCCGTGCTGCTCGACGACTACTCCACCAGGGTGGAACTTGCCGGCACCACGCGCTCGGGCATGCTCCGCTTCACCTTTCCGGAGAATGCGGTCGCAAATATTCTTGTGGAGCCAAATTCACGGCCTGGCGAAGGCTACGTGCAGGTCAGGGCCGACCGGAATGAGATCGTTGGCTATAACCCGGTGCATCGCTTGTACCAGGGTGCTGGAGAGCCCGCAGGATTCAGCGGATATTTCGTTGCCCGATTCGACCATTCCTTTTCAAAGTCCGGAGTCTGGTGCGGCGAAGATATTCGCCAGGGGACAACGGAGCAGTCGGGCGGATGCAAGCATCTTGGGGCCTTTATAACCTTTCCCCACCTGCAAGGCGGGAAGGTCCTGATCAAGGTTGGCACCTCGTTCACAAGTATCGAAGAGGCAGAGAAGAATCTGGATACAGAGAACGCAGGCTGGAGCTTCGACAAGGTTGAACAATCTGCGGAAGCGGCCTGGCGCACCTTGCTGGGGCGCATCGAGGTGCAGGGAGGTACGGGGGATCAACGGTCCACGTTTTACACCGCTCTCTTCCATGCCTCGTTGGTGCCGCGAGTGGTCAGCGATGCGGACGGTACATACAACGGCTTCGCAAACGAAGGAAAGCTTCATAACGCTGGACCGGGGCGGGTCTATTACGACGACTTTTCTTTATGGGATACATTTCGCGCGTTCCATCCGCTGCTGACAATTCTGGATCCGTCACGAGACGAGCAGATGGTGCAATCTCTCCTTGCCAAAGGCGAGCAGGGAGGGTTTATGCCGATCTTCCCGACCTGGAATCACTACACCTCCGAGATGATTGGCGATCACGCGACGGCGGTGATAGTGGATGCCTACAGCAAGGGCCTGCACGATTTCGACGTTGAAGCGGCCTATCGGTTGGTGAGGCAAAATGCGATGGTCACGCCACCCGATGCGGAGTACAAGGAGGGAAAGGGCCGACGAGCTCTGCCGTCCTACCTCCAGTATGGATATATACCGCTTGAGGACAAGGTTCTGGATGCCTTTCACCAGCAGGAGCAGGTCTCAAGAACGCTGGAGTATGCCTACGACGACTCGCTGGCTGCTACGTTTGCGCACGCCCTTGGCAAGGAAGAGGATGCCCGTGACTTCGCCAAACGGAGCGAGTACTGGCGCAATGTCTTTGATCCTGCTGTGGGCTTTGCGAGAGGGCGCTATCAAAACGGAACCTGGTCGGAACCCTTCGATCCGGGAAAGGCCTATCCATATATTACGGAGGGCGTGCCGTGGCAATACACGTTCTTCGTTCCGCAAAACATTGCCGGCCTGATTCAGGCCATGGGAGGAAACGCGCCCTTTATCGCGAAGCTCGACGGCCTGTTTGCAGCCAAGCTTTACGACCAGGGGAACGAGCCCAGCCACCACATCGCGTATCTTTACGATTACGCTGGGAGCGCGTGGAAGACGCAGTTGCATCTTCGCCAGATTATGCACGATGAATTTCATACGGGGCCGGCGGGCCTGCCGGGGAACGACGATGCAGGCCAGATGTCAGCCTGGTATGTCCTCAGTGCGATGGGTTTTTATTCTGTTTGCCCCGGCCGGCCAGTGTATGCGCTCGGCAGCCCCATCTTTTCTCGCGTCGTGATTCACCAGCCAAATGGGAAGAACTTTACCATCCTGGCTCCTGCTTCCTCCTCTGAAAACAAATATATCCAGTCGGCGGAGCTGGATGGTTTGCCCTACAACAGATACGAAATAACGCACGCAGATATCGTGCGAGGGGCAACGTTGCGATTGAATATGTCCGCTAAGCCCAACCCTAAGGCGCTGCAAGAAAAATGA
- a CDS encoding glycoside hydrolase family 27 protein yields MKSKVSLTRRLSLLAVCSALLSISGSLAIAQSLPLAATPPMGWNSWNHFGSKVTDADVRAAADAMVANGMRDAGYIYVNIDDAWQGQRDANGVLQPNSKFPDMKALADYVHSKGLKLGIYSSPGTQTCAHYEGSLGHEEQDAKTYAAWGVDYLKYDLCSFSSVLRAEGKGNIAAAFPTQKEAYLKMHKALVATGRPIVYSLCQYGMNNVWEWGPEVGGNLWRTTGDITDKYERMSLIGFAQAGLAKYAGPGHWNDPDMLEIGNGGMTLEEYRTHMSLWVMLAAPLLAGNDLSKATPETLALLENRDAIAIDQDPLGIQGDRVSAVGPLEIWSKPLSGGAKAVALFNRGELETPMTLKLSDVGFHSGVRIYDVWTKKSQTVREGTYTAVVPKHGSVLLRISSQQ; encoded by the coding sequence ATGAAAAGCAAAGTATCTCTTACTCGTCGCTTGAGCTTATTGGCTGTCTGCAGTGCTCTCCTGTCTATCTCCGGCAGCCTCGCCATCGCGCAAAGCCTGCCGCTTGCTGCTACTCCGCCGATGGGCTGGAATAGCTGGAATCATTTTGGGAGCAAAGTCACGGATGCGGATGTACGTGCCGCTGCGGATGCAATGGTCGCGAATGGCATGAGAGACGCGGGCTACATCTACGTGAATATCGATGATGCGTGGCAGGGCCAGCGTGACGCAAACGGCGTGCTCCAGCCCAACAGCAAATTTCCGGATATGAAGGCTCTGGCAGATTATGTTCATTCGAAGGGCTTAAAGCTGGGCATCTATTCCTCGCCCGGAACCCAGACCTGCGCCCATTACGAGGGCAGCCTGGGCCATGAAGAACAGGATGCGAAGACCTATGCCGCTTGGGGTGTCGACTACCTGAAATACGATTTGTGCAGCTTCTCGAGTGTTCTGCGAGCTGAGGGGAAGGGAAATATTGCCGCGGCCTTCCCAACGCAGAAGGAAGCCTATCTGAAGATGCACAAAGCTCTGGTGGCAACAGGCCGTCCCATTGTCTACAGCCTCTGCCAGTATGGAATGAACAACGTCTGGGAGTGGGGGCCGGAGGTAGGCGGAAACCTCTGGCGCACGACCGGCGACATCACGGATAAATATGAGCGCATGTCGCTGATCGGCTTTGCCCAGGCCGGACTGGCGAAGTATGCGGGCCCCGGCCACTGGAATGACCCGGACATGCTGGAAATCGGCAATGGCGGAATGACCCTGGAGGAATACCGCACCCACATGAGCCTGTGGGTCATGCTGGCGGCTCCATTGCTGGCCGGTAACGACCTCAGTAAGGCAACACCCGAGACGCTTGCGCTGCTCGAAAATCGGGATGCGATTGCCATCGATCAAGACCCTCTTGGCATTCAGGGAGACCGCGTGTCCGCTGTGGGCCCGCTGGAGATATGGTCGAAGCCGCTTTCCGGAGGAGCAAAGGCTGTTGCCCTGTTCAACCGCGGGGAATTGGAGACGCCCATGACCCTGAAACTGAGCGACGTCGGCTTCCATTCAGGCGTCCGCATCTACGATGTGTGGACGAAGAAGAGCCAAACGGTCCGCGAAGGGACTTACACCGCGGTTGTTCCCAAGCATGGGTCGGTGCTGTTGCGCATCAGCAGCCAGCAGTGA